From a region of the Acidicapsa acidisoli genome:
- a CDS encoding VTT domain-containing protein: MPLPTAILLTYGYFLIFGWVLLEQIGLPLPATPVLLAAGALSATEHMNFFAALLAGATACLVADLSWFLFGRRYGHYVLRLLCRFSLEASTCVRRTHESFGRRGAYTLLFAKFVPGLSVVAPPVAGQTGMSLRRFLVFDAGGSIAWAGSLLLAGRLFGDLIAKDPSVLNWLGRFGGALLILGILAFLASRIYRRYSYLRKFRTARLEPETLKQMLDAGEPVYIVDLRHPLELVPDPYTLPGAHHLSPDALAQRSSEIPLDRDIVLYCTCPSEATAAKTAMTLNKLGIARVRPLRGGFDEWKRLGFPLDAIEMAVPTQQ, translated from the coding sequence ATGCCATTACCTACCGCGATCCTCCTGACATACGGTTATTTCCTGATCTTCGGCTGGGTTCTTCTGGAGCAGATCGGACTGCCCCTGCCCGCCACGCCGGTTCTTCTGGCCGCCGGCGCGCTCTCCGCGACTGAGCACATGAATTTTTTTGCCGCGTTGCTTGCCGGAGCCACAGCCTGTCTCGTCGCGGACCTGAGCTGGTTCCTGTTTGGTAGACGTTACGGACACTATGTGCTCCGTCTCCTCTGCCGCTTCTCGCTTGAAGCCAGCACATGCGTTCGCCGCACCCATGAGTCGTTTGGCCGCCGCGGCGCTTACACCCTGCTCTTCGCCAAGTTTGTTCCAGGACTCTCCGTAGTCGCTCCGCCTGTCGCCGGGCAGACCGGGATGAGCCTGCGCCGCTTTCTGGTCTTCGATGCGGGTGGTTCCATCGCCTGGGCGGGTTCGCTGCTCCTTGCCGGGCGGCTCTTCGGCGACCTGATCGCCAAGGACCCCAGCGTACTCAACTGGTTGGGACGCTTCGGCGGAGCGCTCCTGATTCTGGGCATTCTTGCCTTCCTCGCCAGCAGGATTTACCGCCGCTACAGCTATTTGAGGAAGTTCCGCACCGCTCGACTCGAACCGGAAACCCTCAAGCAAATGCTGGATGCGGGCGAGCCCGTTTACATCGTGGATCTTCGCCACCCGCTGGAACTGGTTCCCGACCCGTACACCCTGCCGGGCGCGCATCACTTATCGCCGGATGCTCTGGCCCAGCGCAGCAGCGAAATTCCCCTCGACCGCGACATCGTCCTCTATTGCACCTGCCCTAGCGAAGCCACGGCAGCAAAGACAGCCATGACTCTCAACAAGCTCGGCATCGCCCGCGTCCGTCCTCTGCGGGGTGGCTTCGACGAATGGAAGCGCCTAGGCTTCCCCCTCGACGCAATCGAGATGGCCGTACCAACGCAGCAATAA
- a CDS encoding penicillin-binding transpeptidase domain-containing protein: protein MRLVPHCAAALALAYTSVFVTAASADVATHRVHHAKTAQPHITETKSAKHVAHRTATSHTTAHAVAHAPATHAAGKVAAATTPRTVHGRLRRTTLASRHHVTYERFTASSFVTSQGDGDITAGEDPTIRAAVIDALGNMNGTAVVINPANGRILAMVNQKLALSPGAEPCSTIKLSVGLAALSEGLVTRDTPVNLGGFRMNMTEALAHSNNLYFEEMGRELGFERVRHYATQFGLGELAGYDIPGEQLGTYPDHEIPAAEGGVGRMCSFGQGVSMTPLQLGAFVAAIANGGTLYYLQHPTTPDEVASFEPRIKRTLDIARFVPDLQDGMAGAVEYGTARRLRVNFHELPVFGKTGTCSNNGTRFGWFASYSDSPMGSLVTVFFLEGGRPVFGPRAAELTGLFYRSLWDRNYFAEKGPVQAGVQNHGQTGSLLSPNFSSGVAH, encoded by the coding sequence ATGAGATTGGTTCCGCACTGTGCCGCAGCACTCGCCTTGGCTTACACCTCCGTCTTCGTTACCGCGGCCAGCGCCGATGTTGCGACCCATCGCGTCCACCATGCAAAGACCGCACAGCCGCACATCACGGAAACCAAGTCTGCCAAGCACGTAGCGCACCGAACCGCAACCAGTCACACAACCGCTCATGCTGTCGCGCACGCTCCCGCGACTCACGCGGCAGGCAAAGTTGCCGCAGCCACTACCCCCCGCACAGTTCACGGAAGACTGCGGCGGACGACGCTGGCCTCCCGCCATCACGTCACCTACGAGCGCTTCACCGCCAGCTCTTTTGTTACCAGCCAGGGAGACGGCGATATCACCGCAGGCGAAGACCCGACCATCCGCGCCGCAGTTATCGACGCCCTCGGCAACATGAACGGCACAGCCGTCGTCATCAATCCCGCCAACGGTCGCATTCTGGCCATGGTCAATCAGAAGCTTGCGCTCTCGCCCGGCGCCGAGCCTTGCTCCACCATCAAGCTCTCCGTCGGTCTCGCCGCGCTTTCCGAAGGCCTCGTGACCCGTGACACGCCCGTCAATCTGGGCGGCTTCCGCATGAATATGACCGAGGCTCTGGCGCACTCCAACAACCTCTACTTCGAGGAGATGGGCAGGGAACTGGGCTTTGAGCGCGTTCGCCACTACGCCACGCAGTTCGGCCTCGGCGAACTGGCCGGTTACGACATTCCCGGCGAACAACTAGGTACCTATCCCGATCACGAGATTCCGGCTGCCGAAGGTGGCGTAGGCCGCATGTGCAGCTTTGGCCAGGGAGTCTCCATGACTCCGCTGCAACTCGGCGCATTCGTCGCCGCCATCGCCAACGGTGGCACCCTTTATTATCTGCAACATCCGACCACTCCCGACGAGGTCGCCAGCTTTGAGCCGCGCATCAAGCGCACCCTCGACATCGCTCGCTTCGTTCCCGACCTGCAGGACGGCATGGCCGGCGCAGTCGAGTACGGAACGGCCCGCAGGTTGCGCGTCAACTTCCACGAACTTCCCGTATTCGGCAAAACCGGCACCTGCTCCAACAACGGAACCCGTTTCGGCTGGTTTGCTTCCTATTCAGATTCCCCCATGGGAAGCCTCGTCACTGTCTTCTTCCTCGAAGGCGGGCGTCCCGTCTTCGGCCCACGCGCTGCCGAGCTGACTGGCCTCTTCTATCGCAGCCTATGGGATAGGAATTACTTCGCAGAAAAGGGACCAGTGCAAGCCGGGGTTCAAAATCATGGCCAGACCGGCTCATTGCTTTCCCCGAATTTTTCGAGCGGAGTGGCCCACTAG
- the ftsZ gene encoding cell division protein FtsZ — protein sequence MDQPIGNQPAIGAYQIENRTEGTDAHRSEAIRIQFHDEVPHGARIKVIGVGGGGGNAINRMIEAKVEGVEFITANTDVQALKLSQAPVKLQLGVRLTAGLGAGANPDVGRRAALEDSDKIIEALEGADMVFVTAGLGGGTGTGAAPVIASLASEMGILTVAVVTRPFAFEGKRRLQQAERGMAELLESVDTMIVIPNEKLLAVAKDAGFFESFRIADDVLRQGVQGISDIITIPGIINRDFADVKTTMAGMGHAVMGTAVRSGANRAVEAAQAAMASPLLEEGAIDGARGILINITGSSTLKLSEVNEASSLIQTSAHEDANIIFGAVLDEKMGDDVKITVIATGFRDQMPERRARMLDVESAPVISVPVVAPDNWMKESAPAPLRFMSEVEEEEIENLSQEAKLQSWAGTSEPVAPVEAELVLVGVPVVAEPEPAQSVVAQAVVAETVAEHPAATPEAHQEVVPYREFGSRFAYEPEHPAVPARPRFAELAEPPTYAPLPRDYASELRPVTTTPSESSPFFGHTPEPEQTDLDVPAFLRRGQF from the coding sequence ATGGACCAGCCAATAGGGAACCAGCCCGCAATCGGTGCATACCAAATCGAGAACCGGACCGAAGGAACCGACGCGCACCGCAGCGAGGCCATCCGCATCCAGTTTCACGATGAGGTTCCGCACGGAGCCCGCATCAAGGTCATCGGCGTGGGCGGCGGCGGCGGCAACGCCATCAACCGCATGATCGAGGCCAAGGTCGAGGGTGTGGAGTTCATCACCGCCAACACCGACGTCCAGGCCCTCAAGCTCTCCCAGGCTCCCGTCAAGCTCCAACTCGGCGTCCGCCTCACCGCCGGCCTCGGCGCAGGCGCAAATCCCGACGTTGGCCGCCGCGCCGCTCTCGAAGACTCCGACAAGATCATCGAAGCCCTCGAAGGCGCGGACATGGTCTTCGTCACCGCCGGTCTCGGCGGCGGCACCGGCACCGGCGCCGCTCCCGTCATCGCCTCGCTCGCCAGCGAAATGGGCATTCTGACCGTCGCCGTCGTCACACGCCCCTTCGCCTTCGAGGGCAAGCGCCGCCTCCAACAGGCCGAGCGCGGCATGGCCGAGCTGCTCGAAAGCGTCGACACGATGATCGTCATTCCCAACGAAAAGCTGCTCGCCGTAGCCAAGGACGCGGGCTTCTTCGAGTCCTTTCGCATCGCCGACGACGTCCTGCGCCAGGGAGTCCAGGGCATTTCAGATATCATCACCATCCCCGGCATCATCAACCGCGACTTCGCCGACGTAAAAACAACGATGGCCGGCATGGGCCACGCCGTCATGGGCACCGCAGTCCGTTCCGGAGCCAACCGGGCCGTCGAGGCGGCACAGGCAGCCATGGCCTCACCGCTTCTCGAAGAAGGTGCAATCGACGGAGCGCGCGGTATCCTCATTAACATCACCGGCTCCAGCACCCTCAAACTCTCCGAAGTCAACGAAGCCTCTTCGCTCATCCAGACCTCCGCCCACGAAGACGCCAACATCATCTTCGGCGCAGTCCTCGACGAGAAGATGGGCGACGACGTCAAGATCACGGTCATCGCCACCGGCTTCCGCGACCAGATGCCGGAACGCCGCGCCCGTATGCTCGATGTCGAGTCCGCGCCGGTCATTTCCGTCCCCGTGGTTGCGCCCGATAACTGGATGAAGGAATCCGCGCCCGCGCCGCTTCGCTTTATGAGCGAAGTGGAAGAGGAAGAGATCGAAAATCTCTCGCAGGAAGCAAAACTCCAGAGCTGGGCGGGCACCTCCGAGCCAGTTGCACCCGTCGAGGCAGAACTTGTCCTTGTCGGCGTTCCCGTCGTCGCAGAGCCGGAACCAGCCCAATCCGTCGTCGCGCAAGCCGTAGTTGCGGAAACGGTTGCAGAACACCCCGCCGCCACGCCTGAGGCACATCAGGAAGTCGTACCCTACCGGGAATTTGGCAGCCGCTTCGCCTATGAGCCAGAGCACCCGGCCGTTCCCGCGCGGCCTCGCTTCGCCGAACTGGCCGAGCCACCAACCTACGCACCCTTGCCCAGGGACTACGCCAGCGAGCTTCGTCCCGTCACAACCACTCCGAGCGAGTCCTCGCCGTTCTTCGGCCACACTCCCGAACCGGAGCAGACCGATCTCGATGTCCCGGCATTTCTGCGCAGAGGCCAGTTTTAG
- the ftsA gene encoding cell division protein FtsA, with product MSQKQENLIVVLDVGSAFTRVLAADLNEGALRYRAHAQVESAGMRKGLIADLGPAARAVKAASDRAEQMVRVNIDECMVGVGGPNVIGVNTTAGLNFGARMREISKDDVSIAVERARGVSLPPDREILHLLTRQFVLDDQPGIHDPVGMVGSRLEVDLHMSTCSGSAQQSIVTCANRAGLEVTDTVFEAIAAAEATLSADERELGVCVLDIGAHSTELVVFFEGAVAHTGSIPFGGQHFTNDLAVVLQMQVAHAEQLKLRYGHAVVTAIPQMDEIEIRNPHPTMIRHRMVAEILEPRARELLDMVRRSLRDGGVLGALGAGCVLTGGGSILPGLLDVTESILHVHARIGQPVQLSRMPSELTHPAYATLVGMLLYAHRKRVTRTAENNSLRAKLRAIFAASL from the coding sequence ATGAGCCAGAAGCAGGAAAATCTGATAGTAGTCCTCGACGTAGGCTCAGCCTTCACGCGGGTGCTTGCGGCTGATCTCAACGAGGGCGCACTGCGCTACCGTGCTCACGCGCAGGTCGAGTCGGCAGGAATGCGCAAGGGACTCATCGCCGATCTCGGCCCGGCGGCGCGCGCCGTCAAAGCCGCCAGCGATCGCGCCGAACAGATGGTCCGCGTCAACATCGACGAATGCATGGTCGGCGTCGGCGGCCCCAATGTCATCGGCGTCAACACCACCGCCGGCCTTAACTTCGGCGCACGCATGCGCGAAATTAGCAAAGACGACGTCAGCATCGCCGTCGAGCGCGCCCGCGGCGTCTCGCTTCCTCCCGATCGCGAAATCCTGCATCTGCTCACGCGCCAGTTTGTCCTCGACGACCAGCCGGGAATCCACGACCCCGTCGGTATGGTCGGCAGTCGCCTCGAAGTCGATCTTCACATGTCCACCTGCTCCGGCAGCGCGCAGCAAAGCATCGTCACCTGCGCCAATCGCGCCGGCCTCGAAGTCACCGACACCGTCTTCGAAGCCATCGCCGCAGCCGAGGCCACCCTCAGCGCCGACGAGCGCGAGCTCGGCGTCTGCGTGCTGGATATCGGCGCGCATTCAACGGAATTGGTCGTATTTTTCGAGGGCGCAGTCGCCCACACCGGCAGCATTCCCTTCGGCGGCCAGCACTTCACCAACGACCTCGCAGTAGTTCTGCAGATGCAGGTAGCCCACGCCGAGCAACTAAAGCTCCGCTACGGCCACGCCGTCGTTACCGCCATCCCGCAGATGGACGAGATCGAAATACGCAATCCCCACCCGACCATGATCCGGCATCGAATGGTCGCCGAAATCCTCGAACCACGTGCCCGCGAGCTTCTCGACATGGTGCGGCGCAGTCTGCGCGATGGCGGAGTGCTCGGCGCGCTGGGCGCCGGATGCGTCCTGACCGGCGGCGGCTCGATCCTTCCCGGTCTGCTCGACGTCACCGAAAGCATCCTGCACGTACACGCCAGAATCGGCCAGCCCGTGCAGCTTTCCCGGATGCCGTCCGAGCTAACCCACCCCGCATACGCCACCCTGGTGGGAATGCTGCTCTACGCGCACCGAAAAAGAGTGACACGTACCGCAGAGAACAACAGTCTGCGCGCTAAACTACGCGCCATTTTCGCAGCAAGTTTGTAG